In Catharus ustulatus isolate bCatUst1 chromosome 36, bCatUst1.pri.v2, whole genome shotgun sequence, a genomic segment contains:
- the LOC117009818 gene encoding class I histocompatibility antigen, F10 alpha chain-like, translating to MAPALGLGLLLGLLGLLWDPGGATKVLHSLRYLDVAVSEPSPEIPQYMSIGYLDGIPFERYDSERGRMEPLTEWAKESADPEYWDRNTQTGVQNQHVAAWNLQTVRDRYNQSGGLHTWLRVAGCDLLSNGSVRGSQRHGYDGQDYISFDLESKRFVAADSAAEVTRRRWEHGNVAERDTNYLGHVCPEWLQKYIRYAQKELDRKEPPDVHVSGKEEYGMVILSCHAYGFYPKTIAVNWMKGDEIRDQETEWGGVVPNSDGTFHTWARIEARPEEREQYRCRVEHPGMLEPGIFAWEPPSGVTLTVVIALSVIAAIIIVAAVIGFIVWKRQSGEDSAGYNMAAANDAEATA from the exons ATGGCTCCagcgctggggctggggctgctcttggggctcctggggctcctctgggacCCGGGGGGCGCGACGAAAG TTCTCCACTCCCTGCGTTACCTGGATGTGGCGGTGTCAGAGCCCAGCCCGGAGATCCCCCAGTACATGTCCATTGGGTACCTGGATGGGATCCCCTTTGAGCGCTATGACAGCGAGCGGGGCCGGATGGAGCCACTGACAGAGTGGGCAAAGGAGTCAGCTGATCCAGAATATTGGGATAGGAACACCCAGACCGGCGTGCAGAACCAGCACGTGGCTGCCTGGAACCTGCAGACAGTGCGGGACCGGTACAACCAGAGTGGGG GTCTCCACACATGGCTACGAGTTGCTGGCTGTGACCTCCTGTCCAACGGGAGCGTCCGTGGATCCCAGCGGCATGGCTACGATGGGCAGGATTACATCTCCTTTGACCTCGAATCCAAGAGATTCGTGGCGGCCGACAGCGCTGCTGAGGTCACCAGGAGGCGCTGGGAACATGGGAACGTGGCTGAGAGGGATACGAATTACCTGGGGCACGTCTGCCCGGAATGGCTCCAGAAATACATCAGATATGCACAGAAGGAGCTGGACCGCAAAG AGCCCCCTGATGTCCATGTGTCTGGAAAAGAGGAATATGGGATGGTGATCTTGTCCTGCCACGCGTACGGATTCTACCCCAAAACCATCGCAGTCAACTGGATGAAGGGGGATGAAATCCGGGATCAGGAGACGGAGTGGGGCGGGGTCGTTCCCAACAGCGACGGCACCTTCCACACCTGGGCCAGGATCGAGGCGCGGCCGGAGGAGCGGGAGCAGTACCGGTGCCGGGTGGAGCATCCCGGAATGTTGGAGCCGGGGATCTTTGCTTGGG AGCCGCCATCTGGTGTGACTCTCACCGTGGTGATTGCTCTGTCCGTCATCGCTGCCATCATCATCGTCGCTGCTGTCATCGGATTCATCGTCTGGAAGCGCCAATCCG GAGAGGACAGTGCTGGATACAACATGGCAGCTG CAAATGATGCGGAAGCAACGGCTTGA